The Sander lucioperca isolate FBNREF2018 chromosome 15, SLUC_FBN_1.2, whole genome shotgun sequence genome window below encodes:
- the LOC116067629 gene encoding forkhead box protein G1-like — protein sequence MMEDVKDPPIVHRSSSFSIKSLLLPSKCDRPDSVAAAAAAAAAVVGIPGTFSPSPGSDSEKSLDPAEVDSTAAALDPEKPGEEEEEGGEVEGEGDGGDGANKAAPEQKANSAKNGKYDKPPFSYNALIMMAIRQSPEKRLTLNGIYEFIMKNFPYYREHKQGWQNSIRHNLSLNKCFVKVPRHYDDPGKGNYWMLDPSSDDVFIGGTTGKLRRRSATSRGKLAMKRGLRFAPLGLGINERANNPLYWQISPFLSLHHHHHHHPHYNGSSPGFLNQAAGYGSLLPAVEQLSNGELGRSILGGSLSNSYGMSGSPVGLLSGQTAGYFVSGNQHAGAQGPPGGGPPPPHLQQSAQGFGSLAASSSPQSLLSDSLRNSSLPAFSPGVSAGFPGVLSHQKRVTPNAFLN from the coding sequence ATGATGGAGGATGTAAAAGACCCGCCGATCGTTCACCGGTCCTCCTCCTTCAGTATCAAGAGCCTCCTGCTGCCCTCAAAGTGCGACAGACCGGATTCCGTGGCCGCTGCAGCCGCCGCTGCCGCCGCGGTTGTCGGCATCCCGGGgaccttctctccctccccggGCTCCGACTCTGAGAAGTCGCTGGATCCAGCGGAGGTGGACTCCACGGCTGCGGCTCTGGACCCAGAGAAACcgggggaagaggaggaggagggcggaGAGGTAGAAGGCGAAGGAGATGGAGGGGACGGCGCCAATAAGGCTGCGCCGGAGCAGAAAGCCAACAGCGCGAAAAACGGGAAATACGACAAGCCTCCTTTCAGCTACAACGCTCTCATCATGATGGCCATCCGGCAGAGCCCCGAGAAGAGGCTCACGCTCAACGGCATCTACGAGTTCATCATGAAAAACTTCCCGTACTACCGGGAGCACAAGCAGGGCTGGCAGAACTCCATCCGGCACAACCTGAGCCTCAATAAGTGCTTCGTGAAGGTTCCCCGGCACTACGACGACCCGGGGAAGGGCAACTACTGGATGCTGGACCCGAGCAGCGATGATGTTTTCATCGGGGGGACGACGGGGAAGCTGCGCAGGCGCTCCGCCACCTCCAGGGGCAAACTGGCGATGAAACGCGGGCTGCGCTTCGCTCCGCTCGGCCTGGGGATTAACGAGCGGGCGAACAACCCGCTCTACTGGCAGATCTCACCCTTCCTCTCcctgcaccaccaccaccatcatcacccGCACTACAACGGATCCTCGCCCGGGTTTTTGAACCAGGCAGCCGGGTACGGGTCGCTGCTGCCGGCGGTGGAGCAGCTGAGCAACGGGGAGCTGGGGCGCTCCATCCTCGGCGGCTCGTTGTCGAACAGTTACGGGATGAGTGGGTCGCCGGTCGGGCTGCTCTCCGGACAGACAGCCGGGTATTTTGTCTCAGGGAACCAGCATGCAGGAGCGCAGGGGCCGCCGGGAGGAGGACCGCCGCCGCCACATCTCCAGCAGAGCGCGCAGGGTTTCGGCAGCCTCGCGGCCAGCAGCTCCCCGCAGAGCCTGCTGTCGGACTCCCTCAGAAACAGCTCCCTACCGGCCTTCTCCCCGGGCGTGTCCGCGGGCTTCCCCGGGGTGCTGTCCCATCAAAAGAGGGTGACTCCAAACGCTTTCCTAAACTGA